TTGGGTGTAAATATGCACATCTGACTTCAAGTGGAACAGCAGCACTCACTACTGCGATGGCAGCATTAAATATCGGTGCGGGTGATGAAGTGATCATGCCCTCTTTCACTTTTGTAGCCAGTTTTGAAGCCGTATTAAGTGTAGGTGCTGTGCCGGTATTAGTAAATGTGGATGAAACATTAACACTTTCACCTGCTGCCGTAAAAGCGGCGATCACTCCCAAAACAAAATGTGTGATGCCGGTACATATGTGTGGTAGCATGGCAGATCTGGATGCTTTGAAAACGATTTGTACGGAACATAACCTGATATTATTAGAAGATGCTTGTCAGAGTATCGGCGGAACTTATAAAGGAAAAGCGTTGGGTACGATTGGTCATGCAGGTACTTTCTCTTTTGATTTTGTAAAGACCATTACTTGTGGTGAAGGTGGTGTGGTAATGACCAATAGTGAAGATGTGTGGACCAAATGTGATGGCTATACAGATCATGGTCATGATCATAAAGGAGTAGATCGTGGTGCAGATTTGCATCCGTTCATTGGATATAATTTTCGGATCAGTGAATTACATGCTGCGGTTGGATTGGCACAGATCAGAAAGCTGGATACATTCCTGAGCTTGCAGCGCAAAAATAACAAGGCTTTACGTGCATATCTAGAAACCATACCTGAAGTGAGTTTTAGAAAAGTGCCAGATGAAGCGGGTGACAGCTGCAGTTTTCTCAGCTGGTTTTTGCCTAGTGAAGAATTGACCAAAGCGGTGATCGCAGAAATGAAAGAGCAGGGTATACTGGCGGGTAATTTTTATTGGTATGCCAATAATTGGCATTACATCAGCAAATGGGATCATCTTAAAAATGCTACCACTTTAAATAGATTAAGTGATGTACAACAGCAAGCATTGTTAAAATTGAAAGACACTTCATTTGCTGCGAGTGATGCGGTGATGAGCAGATGTATTTCAACTGCCATTAGTTTGTTGTGGACAGAAGAACAGATTAAAGAGAAGGGTGAGAAAATGGTAGCAGCTATCAAAAAAGTATTAACAAGCGCCACAGTTCATGCCTGAGCCTAAATCATATACTGCTTATTATAAACCTGTGCCCTTGGGCTTTTGGTTTTATTTCTGGATCATCATAGTTCCAATCGCTGCAGGATTAAATGTTTTCAGAATGGTATTTCCATTTGAAGGCGACGAGGATTTTTTTAGCCGATGGGTATTTACTTCTGCTCAACTGATAATTTTATACGGATTTTTAGAAAGATTGTATCAGCAGTATAAAAACAGTAAGATCAACAATTGTTTTATAAAAGTTGATGATGAGGGAATCAGCTGGCGTTTACCAAAACCGGCAATGGGTGCCAAAGAAAGAGAAATCATTGTTTGGAGTGATATCAAAAAAATCGTGGTCGATGAAAAAAAGGTTACGGTAAAATATATGTCTACTTATTTTTCTGATACCATTCCTTTTGAAACCATTATCGAAGAGGATAAGGCCTTATTGATCGAAGCCTTGAATGATCAGATTCAATTCAGATCTATTCCTTACGAGAACCGGATGGCCGCTTGAATGAAGCAGGTATAAAAGCAGCCTGTTTTCCTTCCAGTTGATTTACATGGTCCAAACTCCCCAATCGAAAACGAAGTGGTACTTTAGTGATCTTTTCGATCTGTAATTCTTTTTTGCAGAAAAAAGATAAATTCTTGCTGTAATAGTCTTCCGGTAATAAACGAAAACCTGAACCTCGTAAACTATCTGTAGAAAATATTTTTGAAGGAGCAGACGTGAGCGATAACTGCGCTTTTGTAGAAACTGCAGTTATTAGGAATAAATTCACAAACAAACAAATCCGTTTAGCTAACATCTTGCTTTGATTGTATGTAAATTTACAGCGTTTTAGCATCATAAGATGTTAAACAAAAACAAGCATCAGAAAATTCTGAATGGCATTGTTCATTTGTATTTTGAGGAAGATATGTCGTTAAGTCAGTCGTTACAACAGAAACTATTACAGAAGTTATCTCCACAACAGATTCAGTTGATGAAGCTGTTGCAGATACCTACTGCCAATCTGGAAGAACGGATCAAAGAGGAATTGGAAGAGAACCCTGCATTAGAAATGGATGAAGAAGGACATACGGATGATTTTGGGGACGATATGAAAGATGAGTTTGAAAACTCTCCTGAAGATGATCTTGATCCTGACGGAAGTTCTGATGAGTACGATAATGTAGATATCAGTGAATATGTGGTAGATGATGACGGTGAAATAGCGGACTATAAAATGAAGGATGATAACTATCCAGAAATGGATGATCAAAAAGTGATCCCAATTCGGGTAGAGACCAGTTTTCATGAATTGGTTTTGAACCAACTCGGAATGCTGGAATTGGATGAAAGAAATTATAAGATCGCAGAACAGATTGTCGGTAGTTTGGATGATGATGGTTACTTGCGTCGTGAGTTGACATCTATCGCAGATGATCTTGCTTTTCGTCAGGGATTGAGTGTAGAAGAAAAAGAAATTGAAGAGATCATTCATCAGATCCAACAGTTCGATCCACCGGGAGTTTGTGCCAGAGATCTGAAAGAATGTTTATTGTTACAGCTGAAAAGAAAA
Above is a genomic segment from Sediminibacterium sp. KACHI17 containing:
- a CDS encoding DegT/DnrJ/EryC1/StrS family aminotransferase, producing MPGFELFGTEERKEVNDVLETGILMRYGFDGPRKGIWKAQELEKAITEVFGCKYAHLTSSGTAALTTAMAALNIGAGDEVIMPSFTFVASFEAVLSVGAVPVLVNVDETLTLSPAAVKAAITPKTKCVMPVHMCGSMADLDALKTICTEHNLILLEDACQSIGGTYKGKALGTIGHAGTFSFDFVKTITCGEGGVVMTNSEDVWTKCDGYTDHGHDHKGVDRGADLHPFIGYNFRISELHAAVGLAQIRKLDTFLSLQRKNNKALRAYLETIPEVSFRKVPDEAGDSCSFLSWFLPSEELTKAVIAEMKEQGILAGNFYWYANNWHYISKWDHLKNATTLNRLSDVQQQALLKLKDTSFAASDAVMSRCISTAISLLWTEEQIKEKGEKMVAAIKKVLTSATVHA